CACGCCTATGGAGCCGCTTTCGATAATCCTGATTTGATCGTGGCCTGTGTTGTAGGCGATGGCGAGGCGGAGACTGGACCTCTGGCAACAAGCTGGCATTCCAATAAGCTCCTGGATCCGGCAGTCGACGGCGCAGTTCTGCCGATTCTCCATCTGAACGGCTACAAGATTGCCAATCCCTGCATTCTCGCCCGTATCAGCCACGACGAGCTGGATCAGTTGTTCCGCGGCTACGGCTATACTCCATATTTCGTCGAGGGGGACGAACCGGGAAAAATGCATGAGCTTATGGCCGCCACTCTGGACAAGGTCGTCGGCGAAATTCAGCACATCAATTCGGATGCACGTCAAAAGGGTTTCAGCGGTCGCCCGCGCTGGCCGATGATCGTGCTTCGCACTCCGAAGGGCTGGACGTGCCCGAAAGAAATCGATGGGAAGCGGACAGAGGACTATTGGCGCTCGCACCAAGTGCCCATGGGAGAGATGCACGAGAACGCTGCACACGTGCGCATTCTCGAACAGTGGATGAAGAGCTACCGGCCTGCGGAGCTCTTCGACGACAGCGGCCGGCTCCGGCCCGAATTGGCCGATCTTCCTCCTAAGGGCAACCGACGCATGAGCGCCAATCCGCATACCAACGGCGGTTTGCTCCTGCGCGAACTGCGGTTGCCGAATTTCCGCGACTACGCTGTTGAGCTCACCGCGCCGGGCGCCGTCATGGCCGAATCCACGCGAGTCATGGGCCGATTTCTACGCGACGTGATGAAGCTGAACATGGGGCAAGGCAATTTCAGGCTGTTCAGTCCCGACGAAAACAACTCGAACCGCTGGCAGGACGTGCTCGAGGTCACGAATCGGGCCTGGGTCGCGGATGTTCATCCCTGGGACGATCACCTCGCGCCCGGTGGGCGGATAATGGAGATGCTCAGCGAACATCAATGCCAGGGATGGCTCGAGGGCTATCTCCTCACCGGCCGTCACGGCTTCTTCTCCTGCTACGAGGCGTTCATTCACATCGTTGATTCGATGTTGAACCAGCATGCCAAATGGCTGAAGGTGTGCAATCACATTCCCTGGCGGCGGCCGATCGGCTCGCTGAACTACCTGTTGTCAAGCCATGTCTGGCGCCAGGATCACAACGGCTTTAGCCACCAGGACCCCGGATTCATCGACCATGTCGTGAATAAGAAAGCCGAGGTCATCCGCGTCTATCTGCCGCCTGACGCCAACTGCCTGCTGTCGGTGACCGACCATTGCCTTCGTAGCCGCAACTACATCAACGTCGTTGTTGCGGGCAAGCAGCCTGCTCCCCAATGGCTAACCATGGACCAGGCAGTCAAGCACTGCCAGGCAGGCCTCGGCATCTGGGAGTGGGCCAGCAACGACCAAGGCGGTGAGCCCGACGTTGTGATGGCCTGCTGCGGTGATGTACCAACGCTAGAGACCCTTGCCGCTGTTGACCTTCTTAGGAGGCATGCGCCCGAGCTGAAGGTGCGGGTCATCAATGTCGTCAATTTGATGAAGCTCCAGCCATCGACCGAACACCCGCACGGCTTATCGGATCTCGATTTTGACGCCCTTTTCACCACCGATAAGCCGATCATCTTTGCGTTCCACGGGTATCCATGGTTGATCCACCGGCTGACCTATCGACGCACGAATCACCACAACATCCACGTGCGCGGCTATAAGGAAGAAGGTACCACCACGACACCGTTCGACATGTGCGTGTTGAACGATCTCGATCGCTTTCACCTCGTGGGCGATGTTATCGACCGCGTCCCGAAGCTTGGCCCGCGGGCCGCTTACGCAAAGCAGGCGATCCGCGATAAGCTTATTGACCACAAGGAGTACATCGCCCGATACGGCGACGATATGCCCGAGATCACCGGCTGGAGTTGGGGGCGGGAGGCGTCACCCTCAGCGGTTGGTTCGACGGCGGCCGACAACGCGTGAAGCTGCTGGACGGGAGGCGAACGTGGACTTGTTCGCGATCCGGCACGGGGAGACAGCGTGGAGTGTCAGTGGTCAGCACACTGGTACGACAGACATTCCATTGACTGAGAGTGGCCGTCTGCATGCGGAGCGGCTGCGGTCTGTGCTCGCCGCCAAGGCATTTGAGCTTGTTCTCTGCAGCCCAACGCACCGGGCACGAGAGACTTGCGAACTGGCAGGCTTGGGCGATAAGGCCGTGATCGACCCCGACCTTCTCGAGTGGAATTATGGCGAGTACGAGGGACTGACACCCAAGCAAATCCAGGAGATCGCGCCGGGGTGGTTGATCTTTCGGGATGGGTGTCCGGGTGGCGAGACACCAGCGCACATCGGCGCGAGAGTGGACCGGGTGATCGCACGGTCGCGCGCTGTCCGCGGCGATACCGTGCTGTTTGCGCATGGACATGTGCTGCGAGTGTTCGTGGCGCGTTGGATCGGGTTGCCCCCAGGCGGCGGTCAACACTTTCTGCTGAATACGGGCACCCTGTGTGTGCTGAGCTATTACCGCGGAATACCGGCTGTACGGATCTGGAACGGGCCTCTCCCCGATTAGATCGCAGCGATAATGCTCGAGTTCTTGGACAATAGGAGAGCAATTTATGCGGCAGCCAAAGAGCAAGTGCGTCAATCGTGATCAATACGGCGCGATCCTCTTTGATCTTGACGGCGTAATCACGAACACCGCAGATCTCCACGCCAGATGTTGGAAACAGATGTTCGATGAATACCTTCAGAAGCGTGCGAGTGAGCGACGGGAAGCATTTCACCCCTTCGATCTCGCCGCGGACTATCAGCTCTACGTGGATGGGAAGCCACGTTACGACGGTGTTCGTGACTTCTTGAGATCACGCGGTATCCAACTCCCCGAGGGAAACCTTCATGACCCTGGGGACGTTGAAACCGTGCACGGACTAGGGAATCGCAAAGACCAGATGGTGAACCGCATCATCGACGAGGTGGGAGTGGAGGCCTACACTGGAACTGTGCGATTCATTCAGCAACTCCGTCGGGATGGATTCAAGCTTGCCGTCGTCACTTCCAGTCAACACTGCGATGCCGTCCTCAGGGCCGCAAAACTGGACCAGTTCTTTGAGGTGCGGGTCGACGGCAATGTGATCGAAAACGAGCGCCTCGCAGGGAAACCGGCTCCGGACACGTTCTTGGCGGCGGCAAGACTTCTCGGGGTTGAGCCCAAACGAACGGTTGTCATCGAGGATGCCCTTTCCGGGGTGGAAGCCGGCTCGAATGGCAAGTTCGGGCTGGTTGTTGGTGTCGCGCGCAAGGGGAATGCCGAGGAGTTGAAGCGTCATGGCGCGCATCTGGTAGTCGAGGATTTGGGCGAATTGGTCGACTGACCAACGCTTCGCGCTGTCGCAGGAGGCACGACGATGCTGCATCATGAACGCCTCAGGCCGCCATCTCGCGATTATCCGGCCGACGAGTGGAACGTCATCGAAAAGGCATTTCACCCTGAATTTTTGGCGCAATCGGAAACGATGCTGGCGCTCGGCAACGGGTATCTCGGCATGCGCGGGTGCCCGGAGGAAGGCGGCCCCTGCGCCGAGAATGGCACTTTCATCAACGGGTTCTATGAAACGCGCCCGATCTTGTACGGAGAAGACGCTTATGGCTTCGCGAGAACCGGCCAGACGATCTGCAACGTGACCGACAGCAAGATCATCAAGCTCTTCGTGGATGACGAGCCCTTCTGGTTGCCTAACGCTCATCTTCTTAACTACGACCGGCGGCTCAACATGAAGCTCGGTACACTCGATCGGGAGATCCTCTGGGAAACTCCCGCCGGCAAACAGGTATTGATCACATCCCGCCGTTTGGTCTCTTTCCCCAATAAGCACGTGGCCGCCATCTCCTACTGTGTGACGCTCCTCAATGCGCAGGCCTTTGTTGTGATCTCTTCGGAAATGGCGGCAAACGGAACCGGTCTCCGCGACGGCGGGGGTGATCCGCGGCTGGCGAGAGCCTTCTTGGGCCAGGTGCTTCATCCACGAGCCAGCTATTGTCGAGACCGGCGCATCGTGCTGTGTCACGCGACCGAAAAGAGCCACTTCATTCTGACGTGTGCGACTGACAATGCGCTGGAGAGCTCTTGCTCGCACTCCTACAAGGTTAAGCAAACCGCCGACCTCGGCCAAGTTATCTTCACAATCGAGGCGCAGCCCGGCTGTCAAATCCGATTCACCAAGTACATGGTGTATCACACCTCGCAGACGGCTTCGGCCGAAGAGCTCTGCGGCCGTGCTGAATGGACATTGGATCGCGTAGTGGCCCGTGGATTCGAGTCGCTGCTCGCCGCTCAACAGCAGTACATGGACGATTTCTGGGGTCGAAGCGATGTCCGTGTCAACGACATTAGGGAGGACCGAATAAAGCGCAGCACAATCGAGATCCAACAAGCGATCCGCTTCAACCTATTTCACGTGCTGCAGGCCTCAGCCCGCGCTGAAGAGACAGGCGTGCCGGCGAAAGGCCTCACGGGACAGGCCTATGAGGGGCACTACTTTTGGGACACCGAGATCTATCTGCTGCCGTTTTTGATCTACACGTTCCCTCGGATCGCTAGAAACCTGCTGGCCTTTCGATACAAGATTCTGCCGCAGGCGCGCGCGCGCGCCAAGGAACTGGGTCA
This is a stretch of genomic DNA from Bradyrhizobium sp. CB2312. It encodes these proteins:
- a CDS encoding phosphoketolase family protein — its product is MATALSDHERALTDAYWRAANYLSVGQIYLYDNPLLREPLTKDHIKPRLLGHWGTTPGLNFIYVHLNRVIKQRDLDMIYITGPGHGGPGLVANAYLEGTYSEVYPNISLDEQGMKRLFTQFSFPGGIPSHVAPETPGSIHEGGELGYSLSHAYGAAFDNPDLIVACVVGDGEAETGPLATSWHSNKLLDPAVDGAVLPILHLNGYKIANPCILARISHDELDQLFRGYGYTPYFVEGDEPGKMHELMAATLDKVVGEIQHINSDARQKGFSGRPRWPMIVLRTPKGWTCPKEIDGKRTEDYWRSHQVPMGEMHENAAHVRILEQWMKSYRPAELFDDSGRLRPELADLPPKGNRRMSANPHTNGGLLLRELRLPNFRDYAVELTAPGAVMAESTRVMGRFLRDVMKLNMGQGNFRLFSPDENNSNRWQDVLEVTNRAWVADVHPWDDHLAPGGRIMEMLSEHQCQGWLEGYLLTGRHGFFSCYEAFIHIVDSMLNQHAKWLKVCNHIPWRRPIGSLNYLLSSHVWRQDHNGFSHQDPGFIDHVVNKKAEVIRVYLPPDANCLLSVTDHCLRSRNYINVVVAGKQPAPQWLTMDQAVKHCQAGLGIWEWASNDQGGEPDVVMACCGDVPTLETLAAVDLLRRHAPELKVRVINVVNLMKLQPSTEHPHGLSDLDFDALFTTDKPIIFAFHGYPWLIHRLTYRRTNHHNIHVRGYKEEGTTTTPFDMCVLNDLDRFHLVGDVIDRVPKLGPRAAYAKQAIRDKLIDHKEYIARYGDDMPEITGWSWGREASPSAVGSTAADNA
- a CDS encoding histidine phosphatase family protein, translated to MDLFAIRHGETAWSVSGQHTGTTDIPLTESGRLHAERLRSVLAAKAFELVLCSPTHRARETCELAGLGDKAVIDPDLLEWNYGEYEGLTPKQIQEIAPGWLIFRDGCPGGETPAHIGARVDRVIARSRAVRGDTVLFAHGHVLRVFVARWIGLPPGGGQHFLLNTGTLCVLSYYRGIPAVRIWNGPLPD
- a CDS encoding beta-phosphoglucomutase family hydrolase, yielding MRQPKSKCVNRDQYGAILFDLDGVITNTADLHARCWKQMFDEYLQKRASERREAFHPFDLAADYQLYVDGKPRYDGVRDFLRSRGIQLPEGNLHDPGDVETVHGLGNRKDQMVNRIIDEVGVEAYTGTVRFIQQLRRDGFKLAVVTSSQHCDAVLRAAKLDQFFEVRVDGNVIENERLAGKPAPDTFLAAARLLGVEPKRTVVIEDALSGVEAGSNGKFGLVVGVARKGNAEELKRHGAHLVVEDLGELVD
- a CDS encoding glycosyl hydrolase family 65 protein, whose amino-acid sequence is MLHHERLRPPSRDYPADEWNVIEKAFHPEFLAQSETMLALGNGYLGMRGCPEEGGPCAENGTFINGFYETRPILYGEDAYGFARTGQTICNVTDSKIIKLFVDDEPFWLPNAHLLNYDRRLNMKLGTLDREILWETPAGKQVLITSRRLVSFPNKHVAAISYCVTLLNAQAFVVISSEMAANGTGLRDGGGDPRLARAFLGQVLHPRASYCRDRRIVLCHATEKSHFILTCATDNALESSCSHSYKVKQTADLGQVIFTIEAQPGCQIRFTKYMVYHTSQTASAEELCGRAEWTLDRVVARGFESLLAAQQQYMDDFWGRSDVRVNDIREDRIKRSTIEIQQAIRFNLFHVLQASARAEETGVPAKGLTGQAYEGHYFWDTEIYLLPFLIYTFPRIARNLLAFRYKILPQARARAKELGHRGAMFPWRTISGEEASAYYAAGTAQYHINADIMYALRKYVQVTGDDAFLQSFGAEMLVETARLWADLGFYSGAKGEKFCINGVTGPDEYNAVVNNNAYTNLMARENLRYAAEVVESLQATEPDAYSALVQKTALEPSEVKAWTRAAENMYVPYDEKLKIIPQDDHFLDKEPWDFRNTPADRYPLLLFYHPLDIYRKQVIKQADVVLAMFLLGDAFSPETKKRNFDFYDPLTTGDSSLSSCVEAIIAAQIGDIDKAIRYGMAALLMDLADVGGNVNDGCHIASMGGTWMMLTYGLGGMRDHDGTLSFWPRRAPEDNAVLRFPITYRGQLLEVEIGLEKVEYKLRGGERLVIRHETEQLELTRENPLAVRAVSRK